The following are from one region of the Amycolatopsis sp. QT-25 genome:
- a CDS encoding TetR/AcrR family transcriptional regulator, with the protein MARTYGGVAPEQRRAERRERLLAAALDLFTSTGYQQAKITELCARAGVSTRNFYEEFESKEKMLLTLHERINTLALEHVTGVLERLADADAVTRIGTLLEVFVSTVTSDPRMPRLNYVEAVGVSAALERQHREWVDRWAAFIEAEARHAAEHGVAPDRDYHLTAIALVGAATGLLREWQAHTPPLPVADVAAELRALMLAAITRPA; encoded by the coding sequence GTGGCCCGCACCTACGGCGGGGTCGCGCCCGAGCAACGGCGCGCCGAACGCCGTGAACGCCTGCTCGCCGCGGCCTTGGACCTGTTCACGTCGACGGGCTACCAGCAGGCGAAGATCACCGAGTTGTGCGCCCGCGCCGGCGTCTCGACGCGCAACTTCTACGAGGAGTTCGAGAGCAAGGAAAAGATGCTGCTGACCCTGCACGAGCGCATCAACACGCTCGCGCTGGAGCACGTCACCGGCGTACTGGAACGGCTGGCGGACGCGGACGCGGTCACCCGGATCGGGACATTGCTGGAGGTCTTCGTCAGCACGGTGACTTCGGATCCCCGGATGCCGCGGCTCAACTACGTCGAGGCCGTCGGGGTCAGCGCCGCCTTGGAGAGGCAGCACCGGGAATGGGTCGACCGGTGGGCCGCCTTCATCGAAGCCGAGGCCCGGCACGCCGCCGAGCACGGCGTGGCGCCGGACCGCGACTACCACCTGACGGCGATCGCGCTCGTCGGCGCGGCGACCGGACTGCTGCGCGAGTGGCAGGCGCACACCCCGCCGCTGCCCGTCGCCGACGTCGCCGCCGAACTCCGCGCCCTCATGCTGGCCGCCATCACCCGGCCCGCCTGA
- a CDS encoding lipase family protein, with translation MTLRTVLVSALTAALMGAPAAQAAPNAPGDLVDYEPVVATAPAKAWKLDYRSTSATGQPNTVSGILLVPHTPWTKGARPLVSYAVGTHGLGDHCAPSTRLTNGSENEVLLMSQALSRGWAVVVTDYEGLGTPGTHTYAVGQSEGRAVLDAARAASNVPEAGLSKTGPVGVFGYSQGGQAAAFAGELQPSYAPDVNLVGVAEGGVPADLNAVLKFNDGGPAFGLVLGAAVGYATAYPELPFDDVLTAKGERMVARVKEACTVELGAAAPFARLNDFTTVPDVSSDPRWQARLGENLAGKTKPGAPVYLYHASLDELIPLSVGKGLRDRYRALGADVTWQEFPLLEHIGGVATGGPVAMTWLGTKF, from the coding sequence ATGACGCTTCGGACAGTTCTGGTCTCAGCCCTCACAGCCGCCCTGATGGGCGCGCCCGCCGCGCAAGCCGCGCCGAACGCCCCCGGGGATCTCGTCGATTACGAACCGGTCGTCGCCACCGCCCCGGCGAAGGCCTGGAAACTCGACTACCGCTCCACCTCGGCGACGGGACAGCCGAACACGGTGTCGGGCATCCTGCTGGTCCCGCACACGCCGTGGACGAAGGGCGCGCGCCCGTTGGTCAGCTACGCCGTCGGCACCCACGGCCTCGGGGACCACTGCGCTCCGTCGACCCGGCTGACGAACGGGTCCGAGAACGAAGTCCTTCTGATGAGCCAGGCGCTTTCGCGCGGCTGGGCGGTCGTCGTGACCGACTACGAAGGCCTCGGCACCCCTGGCACGCACACCTACGCCGTCGGCCAGTCCGAAGGCCGGGCCGTCCTCGACGCCGCCCGCGCCGCCTCGAACGTGCCCGAAGCGGGCCTGTCCAAGACCGGGCCGGTCGGCGTTTTCGGCTACTCCCAAGGCGGTCAGGCCGCCGCCTTCGCCGGTGAACTCCAGCCGTCCTACGCACCCGACGTCAACCTGGTCGGCGTCGCGGAAGGCGGTGTCCCGGCGGATCTGAACGCGGTCCTGAAGTTCAACGACGGCGGCCCGGCGTTCGGCCTGGTGCTCGGCGCCGCTGTCGGCTACGCGACGGCGTACCCCGAACTGCCGTTCGACGACGTGCTCACCGCGAAGGGCGAGAGGATGGTCGCGAGGGTCAAGGAAGCGTGCACCGTCGAACTCGGCGCGGCGGCGCCTTTCGCACGGCTCAACGACTTCACCACCGTGCCGGACGTTTCCTCGGACCCGCGCTGGCAGGCCCGGCTCGGCGAGAACCTCGCCGGCAAGACCAAACCGGGGGCGCCGGTCTACCTCTACCACGCGTCGCTGGACGAACTGATCCCGCTTTCGGTCGGCAAGGGCCTGCGCGACCGCTACCGCGCCCTCGGCGCCGACGTCACCTGGCAGGAATTCCCGCTGCTGGAGCACATCGGCGGTGTCGCGACGGGCGGACCGGTCGCGATGACCTGGCTGGGCACCAAGTTCTGA
- a CDS encoding citrate synthase 2 — MSTSTISTNQPSDEVDDGFRPGLEGVVAFKTEIAEPDRDGGALRYRGVDIEDLAGKVTFGDVWGLLVDSRFGHGLPPAEPFPLPVHTGDVRVDVQAALAMLAPIWGYRPLLDITDEEARDQLARASVMALSYVAQSARGIGRPAVPQTRVDEAQSITERFMVRWRGEPDPAHVKAIDAYWVSAAEHGLNASTFTARVIASTGADVAAALSGAIGAMSGPLHGGAPARVLPMIEEVEKTGDAVGLVKGILDRKERMMGFGHRVYRAEDPRARVLRRTCQELGAARYEAAAELEQVALKELRERRPDHPIETNVEFWAAVILDFAQVPPHMMPAMFSSARTAGWAAHILEQKKTGRLVRPSAKYVGPEPRKPEDVEGWDLVAKQS, encoded by the coding sequence GTGAGTACCTCCACGATCAGCACCAATCAGCCGTCGGACGAGGTCGACGACGGTTTCCGACCGGGTCTCGAGGGCGTGGTCGCCTTCAAGACCGAAATCGCCGAGCCCGACCGGGACGGTGGCGCGCTGCGCTATCGCGGTGTCGACATCGAGGATCTCGCCGGCAAGGTGACCTTCGGTGACGTCTGGGGGCTTCTCGTCGACAGCCGCTTCGGGCACGGGCTACCGCCCGCCGAACCGTTCCCGCTGCCGGTGCACACCGGTGACGTCCGGGTCGACGTCCAGGCCGCGCTGGCCATGCTCGCCCCGATCTGGGGGTACCGGCCGCTGCTCGACATCACCGACGAGGAGGCGCGCGACCAGCTCGCCCGTGCCTCGGTGATGGCGCTTTCGTACGTCGCCCAGTCCGCGCGCGGCATCGGCCGGCCCGCCGTCCCGCAGACCCGGGTCGACGAAGCGCAGTCGATCACCGAACGCTTCATGGTCCGCTGGCGCGGTGAGCCCGACCCGGCCCACGTCAAGGCCATCGACGCCTACTGGGTCTCGGCCGCCGAGCACGGTCTCAACGCCTCCACCTTCACCGCCAGGGTCATCGCCTCGACCGGCGCCGACGTCGCCGCGGCGCTGTCCGGCGCGATCGGCGCCATGTCCGGCCCGCTGCACGGCGGCGCGCCGGCGCGAGTGCTGCCGATGATCGAAGAGGTCGAGAAGACCGGCGACGCGGTCGGCCTGGTCAAGGGCATCCTGGACCGCAAGGAACGGATGATGGGCTTCGGGCACCGCGTGTACCGTGCCGAGGACCCGCGGGCGCGCGTGCTGCGCCGCACCTGCCAGGAGCTCGGCGCGGCGCGTTACGAGGCGGCCGCGGAGCTGGAGCAGGTGGCGCTGAAGGAGCTGCGCGAGCGGCGTCCGGATCACCCGATCGAGACCAACGTCGAGTTCTGGGCGGCCGTGATCCTGGACTTCGCCCAGGTGCCGCCGCACATGATGCCCGCGATGTTCAGCTCGGCGCGCACCGCGGGCTGGGCCGCGCACATCCTGGAGCAGAAGAAGACCGGCCGCCTCGTGCGCC